A stretch of the Cygnus atratus isolate AKBS03 ecotype Queensland, Australia chromosome 34, CAtr_DNAZoo_HiC_assembly, whole genome shotgun sequence genome encodes the following:
- the LOC118260980 gene encoding olfactory receptor 14C36-like: MFNSSSITEFLLLAFADTRELQLLHFALFLGIYLAALLGNGLILTAIACDHRLHTPMYFFLFNLALLDMGCISTTLPKAMANALWDTRAISYSGCAAQVFLFVFFIGTEFSVLTIMAYDRYVAICKPLHYGSLLGSRACAQMAAAAWSCGFLNAVLHTADTLSLPLCRGNAVDQFFCEIPQILKLSCSEAYLREVGLLTGSISLFWGCFTFIMLSYVQIFRAVLRMPSEQGRHKAFSTCLPHLGVVFLFISTAIFAYLKPPSNSSQSLDLVLAVLYSVVPPAVNPLIYSMRNQELKDAVRKLFEYFQHQ, translated from the coding sequence ATGttcaacagcagctccatcaccgagttcctcctcctggcattcgcagacacgcgggagctgcagctcctgcactttgcgctcttcctgggcatctacctggctgccctcctgggcaatggcctcatcctcacagccaTAGCCTGtgaccaccgcctccacacccccatgtacttcttcctcttcaacctcgccctcctcgacatgggctgcatctccaccactctccccaaagccatggccaatgccctctgggacaccagggccatctcctacTCAGGGTGTGCTGCCCaggtctttttgtttgtcttctttattggaactgaattttcagttctcaccatcatggcctatgaccgctacgttgccatctgcaagcccctgcactacgggagcctcctgggcagcagagcttgtgcccagatggcagcagctgcctggagctgtggttttctcaatgctgtcctgcacaccgCTGATACACTTTCACTGCCCCTCTGCCGgggcaatgctgtggaccagttcttctgcgaaatcccccagatcctcaagctctcctgctcagaggcctacctcagggaagttgggTTACTTACGGgtagtatttctttattttggggTTGTTTCACTTTCATCATGCTCTCCTACGTGCAAATCTTCAGGGccgtgctgaggatgccctctgagcagggccggcacaaagccttttccacgtgcctccctcacctgggCGTGGTCTTCCTGTTTATCAGCACTGCCATctttgcctacctgaagccccctTCCAACTCCTCCCAATCCCTGGACCTGGTGCTGGCAGTTCTCTACTCGGTGGTGCCgccagcagtgaaccccctcatctacagcatgaggaaccaggagctcaagGATGCAGTGAGGAAACTGTTCGAGTACTTCCAGCATCAATAA